One genomic window of Halorubrum hochsteinianum includes the following:
- a CDS encoding Cdc6/Cdc18 family protein — protein sequence MNIDDRIERRLGYDTGLSVLADFEAVSPVAHTESPVGRGPAIERLLDVFEPAFSGSLPPSVYVYGPKGSGKSAVVSALFDRLATHSGPRQAIQTTTRAVEPTIPGFVYVDARRASTQFRLYHAMLAAMSDEPVPDHGIGTEELAESLRDAMRTGPDLVVAVDHTDEVETPPATTLIDWLEAVGERLVPACIGRDPPDAIDWEPETTVEFGKYRRHVLVELLTSRCSTGLGRDALSHDQIRDIVEWAAGDAHDALAAVMGAAVSAERAGASTVRSADVDAGIEGVPRPCVALGRVLALPESRQRLLYELAGLSQEERSTVGVATEAIAARPGVDLSASTVRRVLYELADAGLLERVTVHRSDGKGRPPSRLVPLFPTVVFRELFDRRTRTG from the coding sequence GTGAACATCGACGACCGGATCGAGCGACGGCTCGGCTACGACACGGGCCTGAGCGTCCTCGCGGACTTCGAGGCCGTCTCGCCCGTCGCGCACACCGAGTCTCCGGTCGGCCGCGGGCCGGCGATAGAGCGCCTGCTCGACGTGTTCGAACCCGCGTTCTCCGGGTCGCTCCCGCCGAGCGTCTACGTGTACGGGCCGAAGGGGAGCGGGAAGTCGGCGGTCGTCTCGGCGCTGTTCGACCGCCTCGCGACCCACAGCGGCCCTCGGCAGGCCATCCAGACGACGACGCGGGCGGTCGAGCCGACGATCCCCGGATTCGTCTACGTCGACGCCCGCCGCGCCTCGACTCAGTTCCGACTCTACCACGCGATGCTGGCCGCGATGAGCGACGAGCCGGTCCCGGACCACGGGATCGGCACCGAGGAACTGGCCGAGTCGCTGCGCGACGCGATGCGAACCGGGCCGGACCTCGTCGTCGCCGTCGACCACACCGACGAGGTCGAGACGCCGCCGGCGACGACGCTCATCGACTGGCTCGAAGCGGTCGGTGAGCGGCTCGTGCCGGCGTGTATCGGTCGCGACCCGCCGGACGCGATCGACTGGGAGCCGGAGACGACGGTCGAGTTCGGGAAGTACCGCCGGCACGTCCTCGTCGAGCTGTTGACGAGCCGGTGTTCGACCGGTCTCGGCCGCGACGCGCTCTCGCACGACCAGATACGCGACATCGTCGAGTGGGCCGCGGGGGACGCCCACGACGCGCTCGCGGCCGTGATGGGGGCGGCGGTCAGCGCGGAGCGAGCGGGCGCGTCGACGGTCCGATCGGCCGACGTCGACGCCGGGATCGAGGGCGTGCCGCGCCCCTGCGTCGCGCTTGGCCGCGTCCTCGCGCTCCCCGAGAGCCGCCAGCGGCTCCTCTACGAGCTCGCCGGCCTCTCGCAGGAGGAGCGGTCGACGGTCGGCGTGGCCACGGAGGCGATCGCCGCGCGTCCCGGCGTCGACCTCTCGGCGTCGACGGTGCGCCGCGTCCTCTACGAGCTGGCCGACGCCGGCCTGCTCGAACGCGTCACCGTCCACCGGAGCGACGGCAAGGGACGCCCCCCGAGCCGGCTCGTGCCGCTGTTCCCGACCGTCGTCTTCCGGGAGCTGTTCGACCGGCGCACCCGGACCGGATAG
- a CDS encoding HAD-IIB family hydrolase, protein MVPPLALDIDGTLTTPTGRIDPRVFELLPGWEAPVVFATGKAFPYPVALAHFLGREETVIAENGGVAYVDGETTTVGDPDAARAVVEAFRERGGEVGWGDGDTVNRWRETEVALSPDADESLLREVAAAAGGDVEVVDTGYAYHVKSVGVSKGRALEVVADALGLDPAAFVAVGDSENDVSTFGVAGESYAVANADAAAREAAGTVLDEGFMDGTVSVLTELRERGE, encoded by the coding sequence ATGGTTCCGCCCCTCGCGCTCGACATCGACGGCACGCTGACGACGCCGACCGGTCGGATCGACCCGCGAGTCTTCGAGCTGTTGCCCGGGTGGGAGGCCCCGGTCGTGTTCGCCACCGGGAAGGCGTTCCCGTACCCGGTCGCGCTGGCGCACTTCCTCGGCCGCGAGGAGACGGTGATCGCGGAGAACGGCGGCGTCGCGTACGTCGACGGCGAGACGACGACGGTGGGCGACCCGGACGCGGCGCGGGCCGTCGTCGAGGCGTTCCGCGAGCGCGGCGGCGAGGTCGGCTGGGGCGACGGCGACACGGTGAACCGGTGGCGCGAGACGGAGGTCGCGCTGTCGCCGGACGCCGACGAGTCGCTCTTACGCGAGGTCGCGGCGGCCGCGGGCGGCGACGTGGAGGTCGTCGACACCGGCTACGCCTACCACGTCAAGTCGGTCGGCGTGAGCAAGGGCCGGGCGCTCGAAGTCGTCGCCGACGCCCTCGGGCTCGACCCCGCCGCCTTCGTCGCGGTCGGCGACAGCGAGAACGACGTCTCGACGTTCGGCGTCGCCGGCGAGTCGTACGCGGTCGCCAACGCGGACGCCGCGGCCCGCGAGGCGGCCGGGACGGTCCTCGACGAGGGGTTCATGGACGGGACGGTCTCCGTCCTCACGGAACTGCGAGAGCGCGGCGAGTAA
- a CDS encoding DUF7524 family protein, which yields MPTLDVELNGEAVHDIDAPDAFATDGPFPVVLDNAGRSTHVHLHFDDELDRVTAVDEVNHFVADEGTRHVHVSIADVDEPVRGKLKIVTGYGSNTRYVDVRIEPSDETPDEPVAVDETLSAPPERSPDPPPAQRAVNALDRLVRRGGVAGAVLGFLAVAAGVALALAVDSVVVWLAVGLALMVAFGAALLAVA from the coding sequence GTGCCGACACTCGACGTCGAACTGAACGGGGAGGCGGTCCACGACATCGACGCGCCGGACGCGTTCGCGACGGACGGGCCGTTTCCGGTCGTGCTCGACAACGCCGGGCGCTCGACGCACGTCCACCTCCACTTCGACGACGAACTCGACCGGGTGACCGCGGTCGACGAGGTCAACCACTTCGTCGCCGACGAGGGGACCCGCCACGTTCACGTCTCGATCGCCGACGTCGACGAGCCGGTCCGCGGGAAACTGAAGATCGTCACCGGCTACGGGTCGAACACGCGCTACGTCGACGTCAGGATCGAGCCGTCGGACGAAACTCCCGACGAGCCGGTCGCCGTCGACGAGACCCTCTCCGCGCCCCCGGAGCGCAGCCCGGATCCCCCGCCTGCGCAGCGCGCCGTGAACGCGCTCGACCGCCTCGTCCGACGCGGCGGCGTCGCCGGCGCGGTCCTCGGGTTCCTCGCGGTCGCCGCGGGCGTCGCGCTCGCGCTCGCCGTCGACAGCGTCGTCGTCTGGCTCGCGGTGGGGCTGGCGCTGATGGTGGCGTTCGGCGCGGCGCTGCTCGCGGTGGCGTGA
- the glpB gene encoding glycerol-3-phosphate dehydrogenase subunit GlpB — protein MAINSDVLVVGGGLAAVTAAVSAAREGSDVRLVSHKASTLRQASGLIDALGYVPATEPAKPLRDGPPTAGRELDRDEWPDPEGPLADPFEGIGRLPESHPYRIAGSDALRDGLDLFDDLTGDAYRGGHTDRNALVPTFGGAVKPTARYPAAAEAGLASDDRPALIVGFRSLTEYDARAFAGRLEAAGVPFDVAGAEVEFAEAFRADAKITRVAKALDHDEEIDGVPAREALAKAVAPHLHDVVDGSGGVDRVERVGFPAFLGDDRGGEVRAELAERLGADVFEIPMGPPSLPGLRLEDRLFDALDAEGVRFETGNPVVGVESATDGRVETVAVDRKGRTAPYGADAFVLATGGLVGKGLDSDREGVREPVFDCHVDQPADRYEWFVDDAFGDQPYARFGVRPDERMRPVDGGGAVQYENVFAAGGVVGGADAAREKSASGVSLATGIVAGRQAATEATQ, from the coding sequence ATGGCCATAAACAGCGACGTCCTCGTGGTCGGCGGCGGGCTCGCCGCGGTGACCGCGGCGGTCTCGGCCGCCCGCGAGGGCTCTGACGTGCGGCTCGTCTCCCACAAGGCCAGCACCCTGCGGCAGGCCTCCGGGCTGATCGACGCGCTCGGCTACGTGCCGGCGACGGAGCCGGCGAAGCCGCTCCGCGACGGGCCGCCGACCGCGGGCCGGGAGCTGGACCGCGACGAGTGGCCGGACCCGGAGGGACCGCTCGCGGACCCGTTCGAGGGGATCGGCCGGCTGCCCGAGTCGCACCCGTACCGGATCGCGGGGAGCGACGCGCTCCGCGACGGGCTCGACCTGTTCGACGACCTGACCGGCGACGCGTACCGGGGCGGCCACACCGACCGCAACGCCCTCGTGCCGACGTTCGGCGGCGCGGTGAAGCCGACGGCGCGGTACCCGGCGGCCGCCGAGGCCGGCCTCGCGAGCGACGACCGGCCCGCGCTGATCGTCGGGTTCCGGTCGCTGACGGAGTACGACGCGCGGGCCTTCGCGGGACGCTTGGAGGCCGCGGGCGTGCCGTTCGACGTGGCGGGGGCCGAGGTCGAGTTCGCGGAGGCGTTCCGCGCCGACGCGAAGATCACCCGCGTCGCGAAGGCCCTCGACCACGACGAGGAAATCGACGGCGTCCCCGCCCGCGAGGCGCTCGCGAAGGCGGTCGCGCCCCACCTCCACGACGTGGTCGACGGGTCGGGCGGCGTCGACCGCGTCGAGCGCGTCGGCTTCCCGGCGTTCCTCGGCGACGACCGCGGCGGCGAGGTCCGCGCCGAACTCGCGGAGCGGCTCGGCGCGGACGTGTTCGAGATCCCGATGGGGCCGCCGAGCCTTCCCGGACTCCGCTTGGAAGACCGGCTCTTCGACGCGCTCGACGCCGAGGGCGTCCGGTTCGAGACCGGCAATCCCGTGGTCGGCGTCGAGTCCGCCACCGACGGCCGCGTCGAGACCGTCGCGGTCGACCGGAAGGGCCGGACCGCACCGTACGGTGCCGACGCGTTCGTGCTGGCGACCGGCGGGCTCGTCGGGAAGGGGCTCGACTCCGACCGCGAGGGGGTCCGCGAGCCGGTGTTCGACTGCCACGTCGACCAGCCGGCGGACCGGTACGAGTGGTTCGTCGACGACGCGTTCGGCGATCAGCCGTACGCGCGGTTCGGGGTGCGGCCCGACGAGCGGATGCGGCCCGTGGACGGCGGCGGGGCGGTACAGTACGAGAACGTGTTCGCGGCCGGCGGCGTCGTCGGCGGCGCGGACGCGGCGAGAGAGAAGTCCGCGAGCGGGGTGTCGCTCGCGACCGGCATCGTGGCCGGGCGGCAGGCGGCGACGGAGGCGACCCAATGA
- a CDS encoding methytransferase partner Trm112, whose translation MKESLMDVICCPLDKAALDLDVDDEDDDEVLAGTLTCTECGETYPIEDGIPNLLPPDMREEAAA comes from the coding sequence ATGAAGGAATCCCTGATGGACGTGATCTGCTGCCCGCTCGACAAGGCGGCCCTCGACCTCGACGTCGACGACGAGGACGACGACGAGGTCCTCGCCGGCACGCTCACCTGTACGGAGTGCGGCGAGACCTATCCGATCGAAGACGGGATCCCGAACCTCCTCCCGCCGGACATGCGCGAGGAGGCGGCGGCGTAG
- a CDS encoding RNA-binding protein: MPKVPFHYVDLRAFSYATEDVKRVEQALYTLLPEDIELERAENVGHHGDRIVVLSARVERADEMRHVLDRLSELEDLDRVLDELDERVDDNCALFLRLDKQAAFRGDVRLGPGLTVRTKVEAYPAKKEKAVANARETLSRLADGDGD; encoded by the coding sequence ATGCCGAAAGTCCCCTTCCACTACGTCGACCTCCGGGCGTTCTCGTACGCCACCGAGGACGTGAAGCGCGTCGAGCAGGCGCTGTACACCCTCCTCCCTGAGGACATCGAGCTCGAACGCGCCGAGAACGTGGGCCATCACGGGGACCGGATCGTCGTGCTCTCGGCGCGCGTCGAGCGGGCCGACGAGATGCGACACGTGCTCGACCGGCTCTCCGAGCTGGAGGACCTCGACCGCGTCCTCGACGAGCTCGACGAGCGGGTCGACGACAACTGCGCGCTCTTCCTCCGCCTCGACAAGCAGGCGGCGTTCCGCGGGGACGTCCGGCTCGGCCCCGGGCTCACCGTCCGCACGAAGGTCGAGGCGTACCCGGCGAAAAAGGAGAAGGCCGTCGCGAACGCCCGCGAGACGCTCTCGCGGCTGGCCGACGGCGACGGCGACTGA
- the glpA gene encoding anaerobic glycerol-3-phosphate dehydrogenase subunit GlpA, with amino-acid sequence MDRQVDVVVVGGGSTGCGVVRDLARRGLDTVLVEKGNLTHGTTGRMHGLLHSGGRYAVSDQKSAEECIEENMVLRDIAAHCVEETGGLFVKRPEDSEEYFQEKLEGCRACDIPVEVIDGEEARRREPYLARDIEKAIALPDGAVDPFRLCVSNAADAREHGARVETHAPVTDVLVEDGEVVGVEIEHETGPGKRVHREPGTTEEIRARHVVNATGAWAGNVGEMAGVDVEVRPSKGVMTVMNTRQVDTVINRCRPKGDADIIVPHETACILGTTDEEVDDPEDYPEEDWEVDLMIETLSELVPALEDARTLRSFWGVRPLYEPPGTGTEDPTDITRDYFLLDHGDRDDLPGMTTIVGGKLTTYRMMAESISDHVCEALGHEATCDTADAPLPGSESPARMEELMDEFGLRSPVARRSGQRLGSRADDVLGESDPNPIVCNCESVTRAEVQDAVDEAGSDLNAVRLRTRASMGNCQGGFCTHRIASELAQEYPEPVVRDAEDELYQERWKGQRHALWGEQLSQAMLNHMLHATTMNRDGDPANLDEAVDFGAFDGGKGSPDTGTGSDAGAAATDGGRANDDAATDGGRANDDASADGGR; translated from the coding sequence ATGGACAGACAAGTGGACGTCGTCGTCGTCGGTGGGGGGTCGACGGGGTGCGGCGTCGTCAGGGACCTGGCGCGACGGGGACTCGACACGGTTCTCGTCGAGAAGGGGAACCTGACGCACGGAACGACCGGCCGAATGCACGGCCTCCTCCACAGCGGGGGTCGGTACGCGGTCTCGGACCAGAAGAGCGCGGAGGAGTGTATCGAGGAGAACATGGTCCTCCGGGACATCGCGGCCCACTGCGTCGAGGAGACCGGCGGGCTGTTCGTCAAGCGGCCCGAGGACTCGGAGGAGTACTTCCAGGAGAAGCTGGAGGGGTGTCGAGCCTGCGACATCCCCGTCGAAGTGATCGACGGCGAGGAGGCGCGGCGGCGCGAGCCGTACCTCGCGCGCGACATCGAGAAGGCGATCGCCTTACCCGACGGCGCGGTCGACCCCTTCCGGCTCTGCGTCTCGAACGCCGCGGACGCCCGCGAACACGGCGCGCGGGTCGAGACCCACGCACCGGTGACGGACGTGCTCGTCGAGGACGGCGAGGTCGTCGGCGTCGAGATCGAACACGAGACCGGGCCGGGCAAGCGGGTCCACCGCGAGCCGGGCACCACCGAGGAGATCCGCGCGCGCCACGTCGTCAACGCGACCGGCGCGTGGGCCGGCAACGTCGGCGAGATGGCCGGCGTCGACGTGGAGGTCCGCCCCTCGAAGGGCGTGATGACGGTGATGAACACCCGGCAGGTCGACACCGTGATCAACCGCTGCCGGCCGAAGGGCGACGCCGACATCATCGTCCCGCACGAGACTGCCTGTATCCTCGGCACCACCGACGAGGAGGTCGACGACCCCGAGGACTACCCCGAGGAGGACTGGGAGGTCGACCTGATGATCGAGACGCTCTCGGAGCTGGTCCCGGCGCTCGAAGACGCCCGGACGCTCCGCTCCTTCTGGGGCGTGCGGCCCCTCTACGAGCCGCCGGGGACGGGCACCGAGGACCCGACGGACATCACGCGGGACTACTTCCTCCTCGATCACGGCGACCGCGACGACCTGCCGGGGATGACGACCATCGTCGGCGGGAAGCTCACCACCTACCGGATGATGGCCGAGTCCATCTCCGACCACGTCTGCGAGGCGCTCGGCCACGAGGCGACCTGCGACACGGCCGACGCGCCGCTCCCGGGGTCGGAGAGCCCGGCGCGGATGGAGGAGCTGATGGACGAGTTCGGCCTCCGGTCGCCGGTCGCCCGCCGCTCCGGTCAGCGGCTCGGCTCCCGGGCGGACGACGTGCTCGGCGAGTCCGACCCGAACCCGATCGTCTGTAACTGCGAGAGCGTCACCCGCGCGGAGGTTCAGGACGCAGTCGACGAGGCGGGCTCCGACCTCAACGCGGTCCGCCTGCGGACCCGCGCCTCGATGGGGAACTGTCAGGGCGGCTTCTGTACGCACCGGATCGCGTCGGAGCTGGCGCAGGAGTACCCCGAGCCGGTGGTCCGCGACGCGGAGGACGAGCTGTACCAGGAGCGCTGGAAGGGTCAGCGGCACGCGCTGTGGGGCGAACAGCTCTCGCAGGCGATGCTGAACCACATGCTCCACGCGACCACGATGAACCGCGACGGCGACCCGGCGAACCTCGACGAGGCGGTCGACTTCGGCGCGTTCGACGGCGGGAAGGGGTCGCCGGATACCGGGACCGGGAGCGACGCCGGAGCCGCGGCCACCGACGGGGGTCGCGCAAACGACGACGCGGCCACCGACGGGGGTCGCGCAAACGACGACGCGAGCGCCGACGGGGGACGCTGA
- the glpK gene encoding glycerol kinase GlpK, producing MTQYVGAIDQGTTGTRFMVFDHEGQVVANAYEQHEQIYPNPGWVEHDPMEIWENTQQVVLDGLADAGLDADQLEAIGITNQRETTIVWDKDSGRPVHNALVWQDRRTTDRVEELQEADKVEEIREKTGLEADAYFSATKTEWILDNAEPLKMQSSRGGDLRDRARAGELVMGTIDAWLIYNLTGNHITDVTNASRTMLYNIREMEWDDELLDEFDVPREMVPEVRPSSDEEYYGHTDADGFLGEEIPVAGALGDQQAALFGQTCFDEGDAKNTYGTGSFYLMNTGNEAVKSDHGLLTTVGFQMSGEPVQYALEGSIFITGAAIEWLEDVDLINNAAQTAELARSVDSTDGVYMVPAFTGLGAPHWDGRARGTIVGMTRGTSKEHIVRATLESIAYQTRDIAEAMEADSGVETTTLRVDGGAVKNNFLCQLQSDIIQTDIARPEVDETTALGSAYAAGLAVGYWDNVDELRDNWQVDREFTPEKDQAEVDKLYSRWDDAVERSKDWAVDEEDE from the coding sequence ATGACACAGTACGTCGGTGCGATAGACCAGGGGACGACCGGCACCCGATTCATGGTGTTCGACCACGAGGGCCAGGTCGTCGCGAACGCCTACGAACAGCACGAACAGATCTACCCGAACCCGGGCTGGGTCGAGCACGACCCGATGGAGATCTGGGAGAACACCCAGCAGGTGGTCCTCGACGGGCTCGCCGACGCGGGGCTCGACGCCGATCAGCTCGAAGCGATCGGGATCACCAACCAGCGCGAGACGACGATCGTCTGGGACAAAGACTCCGGCCGTCCCGTCCACAACGCCTTGGTGTGGCAGGACCGCCGGACGACCGACCGCGTCGAGGAGCTTCAGGAGGCCGACAAAGTCGAGGAGATCCGCGAGAAGACCGGCCTCGAGGCCGACGCGTACTTCTCCGCGACCAAGACCGAGTGGATCCTCGACAACGCCGAGCCGCTCAAGATGCAGAGCTCTCGCGGCGGCGACCTCCGCGACCGGGCCCGCGCGGGCGAACTCGTGATGGGCACCATCGACGCGTGGCTCATCTATAACCTGACGGGCAACCACATCACGGACGTGACCAACGCCTCCCGGACGATGCTGTACAACATCCGGGAGATGGAGTGGGACGACGAGCTCTTGGACGAGTTCGACGTTCCGAGGGAGATGGTGCCCGAGGTGCGCCCCTCCTCCGACGAGGAGTACTACGGCCACACGGACGCCGACGGCTTCCTCGGCGAGGAGATCCCGGTCGCGGGCGCGCTCGGCGACCAGCAGGCCGCCCTGTTCGGGCAGACCTGCTTCGACGAGGGCGACGCGAAGAACACCTACGGCACCGGTTCGTTCTACCTGATGAACACGGGCAACGAGGCCGTCAAGTCCGACCACGGGCTGCTGACGACGGTCGGGTTCCAGATGTCCGGCGAGCCGGTCCAGTACGCGCTGGAGGGCTCCATCTTCATCACCGGGGCCGCCATCGAGTGGCTCGAAGACGTCGACCTGATCAACAACGCGGCCCAGACCGCGGAGCTGGCGCGGTCGGTCGACTCGACCGACGGCGTCTACATGGTCCCGGCGTTCACCGGGCTCGGCGCGCCGCACTGGGACGGCCGCGCCCGCGGGACCATCGTCGGGATGACCCGGGGCACGAGCAAGGAGCACATCGTCCGCGCGACGCTCGAATCGATTGCGTACCAGACCCGCGACATCGCCGAGGCCATGGAGGCCGACTCCGGCGTGGAGACGACGACGCTCCGCGTCGACGGCGGCGCGGTCAAGAACAACTTCCTCTGTCAGCTCCAGTCCGACATCATCCAGACGGACATCGCGCGGCCGGAGGTCGACGAGACCACCGCGCTCGGTAGTGCCTACGCCGCCGGCCTCGCCGTCGGCTACTGGGACAACGTCGACGAGCTCCGCGACAACTGGCAGGTCGACCGCGAGTTCACCCCCGAGAAGGACCAGGCCGAGGTCGACAAGCTGTACAGCCGCTGGGACGACGCCGTCGAGCGGTCGAAAGACTGGGCGGTCGACGAGGAGGACGAGTAG
- a CDS encoding ribonuclease P protein component 4, with the protein MGIPAERIERLFALAREAVVDDEYDRARRYVARARRIAERNRCGVPSELSRRACDDCAVYLRPGKTSRVRTRSGRVVVRCLECGSTARYPYDGE; encoded by the coding sequence ATGGGAATCCCCGCGGAGCGGATCGAGCGGCTGTTCGCGCTCGCCCGCGAGGCGGTCGTCGACGACGAGTACGACCGCGCCCGCCGGTACGTCGCCCGCGCCCGCCGGATCGCCGAGCGGAACCGCTGCGGCGTGCCGTCGGAGCTCTCTCGACGCGCCTGCGACGACTGCGCCGTCTACCTCCGACCCGGGAAGACGAGCCGCGTACGGACGCGGTCCGGCCGCGTGGTCGTCCGGTGTCTGGAGTGCGGGTCGACGGCGCGGTATCCGTACGACGGGGAGTGA
- a CDS encoding anaerobic glycerol-3-phosphate dehydrogenase subunit C, which yields MTRHTDDDGSAEESSEDDRGDGRDRGEPTPGVPEAGRDEQPSIFVPDDGEIPEDDAIGARDSEAAAGADDAATRAATDGGVESATGGTDSTDLDPDAYDPVDVFPGGDLDLREGADSCYKCTSCDTSCPVAEVDDEFPGPKFQGPEQWRLKRKGDHDIDESITSCSNCMRCDDACPSSVPLSQMHNEARGQFVERQMEKLSVEYVRNRLLANYRTSARLASMFPRTASFAMNFGPARWAMEKVMGIPKERDFPEFATETFREWWKARGGAKVENPDKRVAYFHGCYSNYNTPEVGKAMVRVYEHFGYEVMVPPQKCSGTPMFANGMLDDARRHAETNVENLVEAIGEGADVIASCTSCSMSLRQEYPELFDLHGIDDLAEHTFEAMEYLRIHEDLEGELDAAGGPDEERELAYHAPCHARNQGLARQAVETFRDVDGVTVEDVGDSCSGISGTYGWKEEKYEKSMEIGEEMFEHMEDAEGDVGMTECPTCAMQMEHGTGYEIEHPLQLLEDSLGA from the coding sequence ATGACACGACACACGGACGACGACGGGAGTGCGGAGGAGTCGAGCGAGGACGACCGCGGCGACGGACGCGACCGCGGCGAGCCGACGCCGGGCGTGCCGGAGGCCGGCCGAGACGAGCAGCCGTCGATATTCGTCCCCGACGACGGGGAGATACCGGAAGACGACGCGATCGGGGCGCGGGACTCGGAGGCCGCCGCGGGCGCGGACGACGCCGCGACGCGCGCCGCCACCGACGGCGGCGTCGAGAGCGCGACCGGCGGGACCGACTCGACCGACCTCGACCCGGACGCGTACGACCCAGTCGACGTGTTCCCCGGCGGCGACCTCGACCTCCGCGAGGGGGCCGACTCCTGTTACAAGTGCACGAGTTGCGACACCTCCTGTCCGGTCGCGGAGGTCGACGACGAGTTCCCCGGCCCGAAGTTCCAGGGGCCGGAGCAGTGGCGGCTCAAGCGGAAGGGGGACCACGACATCGACGAGTCGATCACCTCCTGTTCGAACTGTATGCGGTGTGACGACGCCTGTCCGTCCTCCGTGCCGCTCTCGCAGATGCACAACGAGGCGCGCGGGCAGTTCGTCGAGCGCCAGATGGAGAAGCTCTCGGTCGAGTACGTCCGGAACCGCCTGCTGGCGAACTACCGCACGTCGGCGCGGCTCGCGAGCATGTTCCCGCGGACGGCCTCGTTCGCGATGAACTTCGGGCCGGCGCGGTGGGCGATGGAGAAGGTGATGGGGATCCCCAAGGAGCGCGACTTCCCCGAGTTCGCCACGGAGACGTTCCGCGAGTGGTGGAAGGCGCGCGGCGGCGCGAAGGTGGAGAACCCGGACAAGCGCGTGGCGTACTTCCACGGCTGCTACTCCAACTACAACACCCCCGAGGTCGGCAAGGCGATGGTCCGCGTCTACGAGCACTTCGGCTACGAGGTGATGGTGCCCCCGCAGAAGTGCTCGGGGACGCCGATGTTCGCGAACGGCATGCTGGACGACGCTCGGCGACACGCCGAGACGAACGTCGAGAACCTCGTCGAGGCCATCGGCGAGGGCGCGGACGTGATCGCCTCCTGTACCTCCTGTTCGATGTCGCTGCGGCAGGAGTACCCCGAACTGTTCGACCTCCACGGGATCGATGACCTGGCGGAACACACCTTCGAGGCGATGGAGTACCTCCGCATCCACGAGGACCTCGAAGGCGAACTCGACGCGGCCGGCGGGCCCGACGAGGAGCGCGAACTCGCGTACCACGCGCCGTGTCACGCCCGGAATCAGGGGCTCGCGCGGCAGGCCGTCGAGACGTTCCGCGACGTCGACGGCGTCACCGTGGAGGACGTCGGCGACTCCTGTTCGGGGATCTCCGGCACGTACGGCTGGAAGGAGGAGAAGTACGAGAAGTCGATGGAGATCGGCGAGGAGATGTTCGAGCACATGGAGGACGCCGAAGGCGACGTGGGGATGACCGAGTGTCCGACCTGCGCGATGCAGATGGAACACGGCACTGGCTACGAGATCGAACACCCACTCCAGCTGCTGGAGGACTCGCTGGGCGCGTAG